The Branchiostoma lanceolatum isolate klBraLanc5 chromosome 17, klBraLanc5.hap2, whole genome shotgun sequence genome contains the following window.
gcgagcttcctaggggggtccgggaaattttaaaatttgaaccttctgatatggcatttcctgtgtttttgagaggatttaaaaggaagaaatcagagacaaagttagcagtttttctaggatttcagctccgttggtgatacaaatagacccaccttaaaaaaaaaccttggacgttaaaaagtggacccttgagcgtttcaatttctaagaattgaaccttctgaaagggcatttcctgtgtttttgagagaatttcagaggaaaaatcagagacaaagttttttctaggatcctagcctcagtggcattgctggtgatacaaataagtccaccttgaaaaaaatcttgaacattaaaaagtggaccttcaaacctgtgaaagtggaccttcaagccaatgggggggttcgtccgaaccccccgaaccccccctggctacgggctcCGTAAAATTTTTCCACGGTCTTCAAATGGTTTATTTCTACGTAACAAAACGTCAAAATCTTTCGGCCATCATGACATTTTTCTCAGAAATTCCCTTTATTCCATACGAAGCGAAGAAACAGTCATTCTCATACTATGAGTTGATGTCCTTTGATTTAGTCCCGACCCTCGCCAATAGAAATACATTTGACGGGGAAAAAGCTCAGTTGCTTAGACGAGAAGTCGTTGATTCTTATCGAAtcgaatttgaaagaaaaaaaaaacatgtacacatcAGAACGGTCGTTTTGTCACGAAATATCTTGAAAAACTGCTTACATTCTTAGAAGACTTTTCCAAAGAAAGGCAAATCTGTGTTTCACATCAAAACGTTTTATGTCCAACGGTTGGTCGAACGCCAGCCCCCGACCCTGCACTAAAGCCGTCTAAAGCCTTCACAGCGCGGTTGGTTTCAATCAGCGCTTCCTTCGAGTGCGTCTCTCTTGTCTTAAGAGATCTTTAAACGCGACAAGGGAATTTAAGTATGCCAAGATGAAAGTTCCACCCCAAGGCCTACCCCGACCTGGAGCAATCAACCGAGATGTTCTTGATTTAACCAAACAGAGCCGTTTGTTTGGAGTAATTTTCCTCGATTTCCTCTTGTTTGGTTTGGCTGGTTTGGCTGATGAACTTTTCCGTCGTCGCGGGGACTGGAAAGTTTCCCCTTGACAACCCCATCtttcatttcatgtttttgGCAGAGGATACTTAGATAGGTTCACGTCCAACTCGTATAGTACCGCACGTATAGATAACAAGCTTTCAGTCGCGCAATGGAATGTCTTTGAAGTACTAGTACATCATTTTTCTTAACAGTGTATCCACATAAAGCTTATCTAAGAAAGCATTAGGGACTGATATTTCACCTCTTTTATCAGGCATTTGCGGCCGATGTACGCATTGTACTGATATAACATATTTACATTGAAGACTAAGGCAATTAAATAAAGTACGTATACTTTATACTTGGCACTTTTATATAACTAACTAACTCTAGTATAGAGTATGATTTCGTTCGTTCCTAGCTTACGTGTTTTAAGTATGGTGAGGAGAAgagaagaagtacatgtataacgttatacattaattatagatatagataaagcATAGCATAAGTTTTTCATTACTTTCTTCGTATCCAACCTACTGATCATGACACATtcagcccatgttgggcatgatgAGCATGCAATAAACTaaattgtcattgtcatatttGTTCTACAAAACAATAACAAGTTTCCCCTCCGTTCCCCCTATAGCCTGACGGCGGCCTGACCACCGGTACCGACGCTGACGGGAACTGCGTGTACTCCTTCCACGTGCCGATCGAGGCGATCAACCTGCGGCCGTGCCCCGGCGGCTCGGACTCCCGGGAGCTAGCGCAGCTGCGGGCGGACATGGCCGCACAGTCCACCGCCGCCAACACACGCATCACCGACCTCGCCGCCATGGTGTGTAAAACAttgctgatttttttcttcgtttCATTTTTACTAAAGGTCACcagaaaaaaaggttcaaaAGCCACTTGAGATTAAAGATTACTTAGCCTGGATAAGAACTGAAAGAGATATAGATATGACAGGAGTGACTGAGTACTTTTAAACCCTGTTTACGAGCACCGCTCATGTTTGCATTCGTTGTTTAAGTTCACGTTATGAGTTTTAGGTGGATTTAGTTGTTTTCCGTTGTCCTCATTTCTAGATCATTTGCTTTTCATATCTTCGCCTGTCTAGTACATTTCCTGAAGATTGTATTTGATGATTTTGCGCAAGCAAATCAATTAGAAACCAATCAGCAATTTGATATATGCCGTAAAATTATGTGTAACCTTCCGGAAATACCAGTgcgatgttttctttttcgcGACTGACGTCATGATTCATCACTTCCTCAGGTCGAGCTTCTGCAGGAGAGCCTTGCAGCTCAGCAGCGCCACATAGAGGCCCTACAGAGAACTGCAGAACAAGGAGCATCCAGCTCACCCAACCACATCCCGGGAGTTATCCGGCCGTACCGTCTCTTCGGTAGATAAAGGACCATATTTACAATGGACGTTAATGTCTTAAAACCATGTGTGAATATTCCACGCTACGCTGCCAGTTATAAACAACAATTGTAGATACCGAACTTGTGATATTTATTCAAGacgttttgtaacttttgtaagCATTCTGGAAATGCACCTCTCAGGCGACTAATCTTTATGATTTAAATCtaactcattcatttattcattcattatgatTACTAACACTCTCTTGTAAATAATGTGAATCTTTGTGGAAGGTTAAGTATAGCAAATACATTAATAATTCCATGGCTGTTACATTCCAATTGAAATACTGTATAGCAAAATTACAAGTATTGCAACTGCACCTGGTTCAATTACTGTATACTCATATCAAAACATTATCTCTTTACCAGAAAACTATGTGACTCTGGTTCAAAATTCGACTTGATTATGATGATTTAGCAACAGCAAGATTATTACTATAAAATTGTACTTCTACTTTATACACTGACTGTGAATATGGTATATACAGAATAAAGGACTTTGAATTCTATGACACTTCTTATGTATGGCTTGTTCTTCTGTCTAAGGAATTTTTTTTGACTAACTTTTAAAGCTTTGCTTAATTTTAGACAGACTTCCAGATTTATGTCGGTTTTGAAAATAATTATCAAAGCAGAAATAATTTGCTTCCAGTTTGCTTTCTAGATTACAATCTTCAATGTAGTCAAACAACAGCAAATAAGTTACTCGACAACTTTTATAATCATTTATTGTTTATCTCATTTATTGAAATCCAAGAAAGAGGGAAATCTATtgataaaaacaacactttAATTAAGCACAGTTTGCAACGTGAACATTTAGGCcacaaaaaatgaaataaataaaagtttTGCCCATAATACATCTAATTCATAACTTACATATTTCATTCAACCATAAAGGTGATTTTTCTTTAGATATGGCATTGTCAAAATAATATCTAATCATCAAAAAACACTCTTTTTTTAGAATTAAATCTCAAATTTGTTGCTAGGGGTTTTGTACCACATAACACCTTAAGAAATTTGTAAACAACACTTAATATTCATTTTGACATTTGCTCTTTCACTGTTGGCTGGGACTGAGGCATTTCAGTCAGACTTGTTTATGAAAGTGTGCTTCAAAAATAAGAGCTGATGATACTTTGCAGATCACTGTGCAGGGGCGATAGTTACTGGTTACACCCCTATCTTCCGACACGGTCACACCCCAATGTTCTGACACTCCCCAACCCTAACTCTAATCCTAACATAGGCATGtcaggatgtacatgtaggggtgtccccatacatgtagttacccaGCTTTCTTTCCCATTTCCCAATAGAACCATTTCAGCATAAAAGTATCAGCATGAAACTGCTACATTGTgacaatctgtatctgtatctgttgcGACATAGCCCAAACATAATACCATTCCAAATGACATGAACATTACTTCAGCaccatacctacatgtataccaacaACCAAACGTGGGTTCTTAATGCTGACAGTTTAACTCAGTGTCCTGCGTGTATTTCCTTTTATCAACATCAGCAAATTCCGGTTATGGTGCAAGTATGTGATAGCCTAGTATCTAGCTGTGGTACAGATGTACTCTTCTTCCCAACAGTCATTCCCCAACCAAAGCTGTGAAAGCCTGATTACCGGGTTACGTTAGGCTTGCAAGTTACATTCACAGTGACAACAGACATTTTTTCCACACAGCTCCTGTTAACGTACGCCAACACAAGAGATAAAATATTCATAAGGCCGACAACAGCAGATGTTTATGACTTGAGAGGTTGTTGTGGGTCCTGTGTCCTGTGATGATCATTATTTAGGGGGAGGTTGTTGAGGGTCTCGTAGTTTGTGCCATGCCCTCATGATTGGTTCTCTGTTCTGCCAGATCTGCTTGTGTCCGTACAGCATGTACCAACTGGAAATAGGAGGCAGAAGAGGTGTTGTATGTCAGGTTTAGAATTTGATTGCAGATGAAACTGTTTTCCTGATCACCAAAGACTGAGGCATGACAAACTATGATTGTGTTCAGAATACACGTACATCTGCTTTCCTGATTCCTGGACCTGTACATATACCTCATTACAATTTTAGTAGAAAAAAAAGCGAGATTCTAGCAACTGAAGCTCTCCTGCACTTTGGTTATTTTGTGACAGGTGGCGCCTGTGTTCTTGTTACAGTAAACTCTTTACCTTACTGTTGTATGGTGCCTGTAGACTTACACTTACAACTTTGCACATTTTGAggtactttttttctgatgatcCCTTTATGCTCTTCTACACTCCTATACTGTAATATAGAAGTTCATGTATCAGATTCTGTAAGTCATCAGATATAACAATCATTTTAGTAAAGACAACATGAAGAAGACCTACATGCCACACAGGGCCCCTCCCAGGTGAGCCGCGTGGTCGAAGAACTTCCAGCCCATCAGCACACCTGCCGCGTCAAGGCCCATGATCACCTTAATCGCCTGGGGGGAGAGAGTCAAGACGTCTTAAGATCTTCTAAAATATTAAAATAAAACTCTATTCACTCTTACTCATGGGGGGAGAGGCAAGATGTCTTAAAACTGCCAACTTATCTTCTAGAATCATGACTATTACAAAGATTCTCTTCACTCTTACTCTTTGGGGGTGAGAGTTAAGACGTCTTAAGACTGCCAACTTATCTTCCAGAATCTTGACTATTACAAAGATTCTCTTCACTCTTACTCATGGAGGTGAGAGTCAAGATGTGTTAAGACAGCCAACTTATCTTCTAGAATCGTGACTCAAAAAAGAATCTCTTCACCCTTACACCACATGGGGGGGGAGTCAAGATGTCTTAAGACTGCTAAATTATCTTCTAGAAAAAGGTAAGTACGTAAaggtaggggcagtgggttgttatccactgtgtctagggcatggtattgaaaGGCCCATGTCAGATGATATAAGACATGAGTAtacatctacaatgtacatatacttgTACTCACCGACCCAGCTGTGAAAGTGACAAACGGGAAGAAGACGATAGCAAGCTGCGCCTCTGGAACCTGGGTGCACACTAGACCCAGTACACCCATGATGGCCCCAGACTACAGAATAAGGGAAACACAGAACACATGTCAGCTGAACCTGGGTGCACACTAGACCCAGCACACCCATGATGGCACCAGACTACAGAATGGTAGGGAAAAGATACAAATTAGCTGGGAACACATGAAACTAAATCTTGTGACACTGGGTTTCGACACAAAATGTTTTAACTTCAAAGACAGAGAAagactatatacatgtaactagttTTCAGTAGAAGCATACTCACAGCTCCTAGTGAAGGCCCAAACCTCTGGAACCCAACTTTAGCTGCATAGCTGGCTAGGTTGGACACCACTCCTGTTAATGAgtgggtgaatgaatgaatgaatgaaagcatTGTAGACACTTTTTATTGACATGACAAAAGTACAAATACTTCTAATTCTAAACAAAACCACATTGAAGAaaagaatcaaaacaaaaacgagAAGCAAACGGGAGCTTGGATAGGATGGATTCTATACTAGAAGACTATTGGAATCTGTATCCAAACCTGCAGTGAGGTAGAAAGCTGTGAACTGCTCCTTTCCGAGGATGGCGACCGCACTTGTTGAGAATGACCACAGAACGTACATGTTCACAGCGTAGTGTATGAACGAGTAGTGACTAAAGGTGGACAGGACCATGGGCAGGCAGATTGCAGCTGGGGAGAaccaataatcaatcaatcagtcaatcaatcagtcagcgCTTGTGAGAAGAACCACAGGATGTACATGTTCACCGCGTAGCAAACGAACGAGTCCAGCGAACCGTTATCCACCCCAAATCAATTCACAGATCgataaattgattgattaatcaaCCAATTGACCAACCaagcaatt
Protein-coding sequences here:
- the LOC136422946 gene encoding uncharacterized protein; this encodes MEFSANIVLLAMLAACSLTEGAVRTIRSRGDTIPPGQTDASQPDGGLTTGTDADGNCVYSFHVPIEAINLRPCPGGSDSRELAQLRADMAAQSTAANTRITDLAAMVELLQESLAAQQRHIEALQRTAEQGASSSPNHIPGVIRPYRLFGR